A genomic window from Thermococcus nautili includes:
- a CDS encoding helicase HerA domain-containing protein, translating to MGILDIDIPAWSIDLIYGNTGSGKSYFAGWLVEQAWEKGRRFLILDTKVRNHLGLVQLKGVRLLKIKVGTRYNWRKLLEFDQVLVVPTRGTINRIGVEGLVEQYYKPLLDEIFRRDRDRIIVVEEAHRYNPSSRRPGKELEQLFREGRDGKLYTVAITQSIADFPKLLFRQAQRHFIFQHYVPNDVIYLNRMIPGFSELNDQLREHDLIEFIPPNRTRIIKRELVVRRTRHFG from the coding sequence TTGGGGATTCTGGACATTGACATTCCTGCGTGGAGTATTGACCTCATCTACGGGAACACTGGCTCGGGGAAGAGCTACTTCGCGGGGTGGCTTGTTGAGCAGGCGTGGGAGAAGGGGAGGAGGTTCCTCATTCTCGATACCAAGGTGAGAAACCATCTCGGCCTGGTGCAGTTGAAGGGTGTCAGGCTCCTCAAGATTAAGGTCGGCACGAGGTACAACTGGCGGAAGCTCCTTGAGTTTGACCAGGTGCTGGTGGTTCCAACCAGGGGAACCATCAACAGGATTGGCGTGGAAGGTCTGGTGGAGCAGTACTACAAGCCTCTTCTTGATGAGATTTTCAGGCGGGATAGGGACCGTATCATTGTGGTGGAAGAGGCTCATCGCTATAACCCGTCCTCAAGGAGGCCGGGGAAGGAGCTGGAGCAGTTGTTCAGGGAGGGAAGGGACGGGAAGCTTTACACGGTCGCTATAACTCAGTCAATCGCGGACTTCCCGAAGCTTCTCTTCCGCCAGGCGCAGAGGCATTTCATCTTCCAGCACTACGTCCCGAACGATGTCATCTACCTGAACAGAATGATTCCTGGCTTTTCGGAGCTGAATGACCAGCTGAGGGAGCATGACCTGATTGAGTTTATCCCGCCGAACAGGACCCGCATTATAAAGAGAGAACTCGTTGTGAGGAGGACGAGGCATTTTGGGTGA